In Bacteroidota bacterium, a genomic segment contains:
- a CDS encoding carboxymuconolactone decarboxylase family protein, whose product MITLKKTHLLNNFFRIMIFIIPMLIISMTLSAQDTNDYEKARAEIQQHFGTIPSMFEAYPDHALAGAWENFKQLNSPDSKIPPKYRELIQLGVAAQIPCDYCIYFHIASAKAFGATDEEIQEAVAHGAQTRHWSMILKGSQVDFEDFKKEMNAMIKYMEEKSKE is encoded by the coding sequence ATGATAACTTTAAAAAAAACACATCTGCTAAATAATTTTTTCAGGATAATGATTTTTATTATCCCTATGCTAATTATTTCAATGACCTTATCCGCTCAGGATACAAATGACTATGAGAAAGCCAGGGCTGAAATTCAACAACATTTTGGAACAATTCCATCAATGTTTGAAGCATATCCCGATCATGCACTCGCGGGAGCCTGGGAAAACTTTAAACAATTAAATAGTCCGGATAGTAAAATCCCTCCAAAATACAGGGAGCTGATACAACTTGGTGTTGCAGCACAAATACCATGTGATTATTGTATTTACTTCCATATTGCTTCTGCTAAAGCATTTGGTGCCACCGATGAAGAAATTCAGGAAGCAGTTGCACATGGTGCACAAACAAGGCACTGGAGTATGATATTAAAGGGCAGTCAGGTTGATTTTGAAGATTTCAAAAAAGAGATGAATGCGATGATAAAATACATGGAGGAAAAATCGAAGGAATAA